Proteins encoded by one window of Rubrobacter indicoceani:
- a CDS encoding ATP-binding protein — protein MNPEKNIRKDRPRADISFPLAPDGPLGKAASLAAEHPSYHVVGENGTSLVGVSLDPAADWRVLEELSPLLRGESRATFRLGGEPVSREELFGGLRCFFRKQRSGKGAKNWCTPKNMASRQLFPCRQVRVYDNDHLTRGSWYSFGEMGEDGTFRIDKDAMTERILSDLGPCVRCPILDLDATAELVARLPEEIDPARHEGWRYRQKNGPVTGWKVSKAEPEADGPPKPPGRDSRESRESLIERLARNVRSGGAGVAAAGGMAPGTRNVPATRYRDVGGMRETIALVREAVELPITHPELFERLGIRAHRGILFYGPPGTGKTLLARAAAHESGAHFIAVSGPEIINKFWGQSEARLRSIFSEARAKAPAIILFDEIDSFAAARDSMSESFEATLVSQLLSLMDGMNDIGQVCVIATTNRPSALDPALRRPGRFDHEVEIGLPDPESRLHILNIHANRMPLAPNTDLKEIARRTEGYSGADLEALCREAALACMRRTVDLTDLDRRVTNRELSSLAVATYDFYTAMKRVGASIRR, from the coding sequence ATGAACCCCGAGAAGAACATCAGGAAAGACCGCCCGAGGGCCGATATCTCCTTTCCGCTGGCCCCCGACGGGCCGCTCGGGAAGGCCGCGAGCCTCGCCGCCGAGCATCCCTCCTACCACGTTGTCGGAGAGAACGGCACGTCGCTGGTCGGCGTCTCCCTCGACCCCGCCGCCGACTGGCGCGTCCTGGAAGAACTCTCGCCGCTTCTTCGGGGTGAGAGCCGGGCCACCTTCCGGCTTGGCGGAGAGCCGGTGAGCCGCGAAGAACTCTTCGGCGGGCTGCGGTGCTTTTTCAGAAAACAACGCTCGGGCAAGGGCGCAAAAAACTGGTGCACCCCGAAGAACATGGCCTCGCGCCAGCTTTTCCCGTGCCGTCAGGTGCGCGTCTACGATAACGACCACCTTACGCGCGGCTCGTGGTACTCCTTCGGCGAGATGGGCGAGGATGGCACGTTCCGGATAGACAAGGACGCCATGACCGAGCGTATCCTCTCCGACCTCGGCCCGTGCGTCAGATGTCCGATACTCGACCTCGACGCGACCGCCGAGCTTGTCGCCCGGCTCCCCGAGGAGATAGACCCCGCCCGCCACGAGGGCTGGCGTTACCGCCAGAAAAACGGTCCGGTTACGGGGTGGAAGGTCTCCAAAGCCGAGCCGGAGGCGGACGGACCGCCGAAGCCGCCCGGACGCGACAGCCGAGAATCCCGCGAATCCCTTATAGAGCGCCTCGCAAGAAACGTGAGAAGCGGGGGAGCCGGGGTCGCCGCGGCGGGCGGGATGGCCCCCGGCACGCGAAACGTGCCCGCCACGCGCTACCGGGACGTTGGCGGGATGCGGGAGACCATCGCCCTTGTCCGCGAGGCCGTGGAGTTGCCCATCACACACCCCGAGCTTTTCGAGCGGCTCGGCATCCGGGCGCATCGGGGAATCCTGTTCTACGGGCCGCCCGGAACGGGAAAGACCCTGCTCGCCCGCGCCGCCGCCCACGAGAGCGGAGCGCACTTCATCGCGGTCTCCGGCCCGGAGATAATCAACAAGTTCTGGGGCCAGAGCGAGGCCCGGCTCCGCTCCATCTTCTCCGAGGCCCGCGCAAAGGCCCCGGCCATAATCCTCTTTGACGAGATAGACTCCTTTGCCGCGGCCCGCGACTCGATGAGCGAGAGCTTCGAGGCGACGCTCGTCAGCCAGCTACTCTCCCTGATGGACGGTATGAACGACATCGGGCAGGTCTGTGTGATCGCCACGACAAACCGTCCGTCGGCCCTCGACCCCGCGCTCCGGCGCCCCGGCCGCTTCGACCACGAGGTCGAGATAGGGCTTCCCGACCCCGAATCACGACTGCACATCCTGAACATCCACGCCAACAGGATGCCGCTCGCCCCGAATACCGACCTGAAGGAAATCGCCCGCCGCACCGAGGGATACTCCGGCGCCGACCTCGAAGCCCTCTGCCGCGAGGCCGCCCTAGCCTGCATGCGCCGTACCGTTGATCTGACCGACCTCGACCGCCGCGTAACAAACCGGGAGCTGTCGAGCCTCGCCGTCGCGACCTACGACTTTTACACCGCGATGAAACGGGTCGGGGCGAGCATCCGCCGCTAG
- a CDS encoding AbgT family transporter → MTEEAAGKSRLERFLDGVERVGNRLPHPFMIFVYLALITVLVSWAVSLFGVSFEDPATGDTLQIQSLVSGAGLEYILTSTVTNFVEFPPLGTVLTIILGIGLAQRTGLIEAAMKRTIMNAPSSLITYAVVFVGILGNLASDAAFIVVPPLAALVFLGVGRHPLAGLAAGFAAAGAGFSANFLITSTDALLSGITTGVLQSVAEGEVVTPVSNWFFMIASVPVLMFAGVFVTERLVEPRLGAYEDEHEAEMMEPVTDRENRGLRNALIAAVVFVILLVAVTLPESSPLRNEDGGLIPSPLLDGIVPVILLFFVVVALAYGITVGKIERPADVPRLMGETIAGMAGFIVLIFAAAQFLAYFEYSNLSTWIAVSGADALQSANLTGLPVLFAFIFVTAALSFVIYSGSALWAILAPIFIPLFYLLDYNPAYVQAAYRIADSSTNVLTPLNPYVPLVLAFMQQYDRRAGFGTLFSLMLPYTVVFLLVWTLLFAVWAIAGLPVGPGEGLRVSG, encoded by the coding sequence ATGACCGAAGAGGCGGCGGGAAAAAGCAGGCTGGAGCGGTTCCTCGACGGGGTGGAGCGGGTCGGGAACCGGCTGCCGCATCCGTTTATGATCTTTGTCTACCTCGCCCTTATTACGGTTCTTGTTTCGTGGGCCGTGAGCCTCTTCGGGGTGTCCTTCGAGGACCCTGCGACGGGCGACACGCTGCAGATCCAGAGCCTCGTCTCCGGGGCGGGGCTGGAATACATCCTCACCTCGACCGTGACGAACTTCGTGGAGTTCCCGCCGCTCGGGACGGTCCTGACTATCATCCTCGGCATCGGGCTGGCGCAACGCACCGGTCTTATAGAAGCGGCGATGAAGCGGACTATAATGAACGCCCCTTCGTCCCTTATCACCTACGCCGTCGTCTTCGTCGGCATCCTCGGGAACCTCGCCTCGGACGCGGCCTTTATCGTGGTTCCGCCGCTCGCCGCGCTGGTCTTTCTCGGGGTCGGGCGTCATCCTCTTGCCGGGCTGGCCGCCGGTTTCGCCGCCGCCGGGGCCGGGTTCTCGGCGAACTTCCTTATCACCTCGACGGACGCGCTCCTCTCCGGCATCACGACCGGGGTCCTGCAGTCGGTGGCGGAGGGCGAAGTCGTAACGCCCGTGAGCAACTGGTTTTTCATGATCGCCTCGGTCCCCGTCCTGATGTTCGCCGGGGTCTTCGTGACGGAACGCCTGGTCGAGCCGCGCCTCGGGGCCTACGAGGACGAACACGAAGCCGAGATGATGGAACCCGTAACTGACCGTGAGAACCGGGGTCTCCGCAACGCCCTTATCGCGGCGGTTGTCTTTGTCATCCTGCTGGTGGCGGTTACGTTGCCGGAGTCCTCGCCGCTTCGTAACGAGGACGGCGGTTTGATCCCGTCGCCGCTGCTGGACGGGATCGTACCGGTAATATTGCTCTTTTTCGTGGTGGTCGCGCTGGCGTACGGCATAACGGTCGGAAAGATAGAGCGCCCGGCGGACGTGCCGAGGCTGATGGGCGAGACGATAGCCGGGATGGCGGGGTTTATCGTACTTATCTTCGCCGCCGCGCAGTTCCTTGCGTATTTCGAGTACTCGAACCTCTCTACCTGGATCGCGGTCTCAGGCGCGGACGCCCTTCAGAGCGCCAACCTTACCGGGCTTCCGGTCCTCTTCGCCTTTATCTTCGTCACCGCCGCCCTGAGCTTCGTTATCTACAGCGGATCTGCGCTGTGGGCGATACTCGCCCCGATCTTCATCCCGCTCTTCTACCTTCTCGACTACAACCCGGCCTACGTTCAGGCCGCCTACCGTATCGCCGACTCCTCCACCAACGTCCTCACCCCCCTGAACCCGTACGTCCCGCTTGTCCTCGCCTTTATGCAGCAGTACGACCGCCGGGCCGGATTCGGGACGCTGTTCTCCCTGATGCTCCCGTACACGGTCGTGTTCCTGCTCGTCTGGACGCTCCTGTTCGCGGTGTGGGCCATAGCCGGGCTCCCCGTCGGGCCGGGCGAGGGACTCCGGGTGTCGGGATGA
- a CDS encoding DUF4188 domain-containing protein — MTRVEPGRFMAHIEEPFVVFLIGMRINRYLAVWNWLPTARAMGPMLRELYRNPEKGFLGAEFYFNLRGPMLVQYWRSFEDLERFARDPNDPHLPAWRSFNRRARASGDVGIWHETYRIAPGNYESIYSNMPSFGLARATDHRTARTGP, encoded by the coding sequence ATGACAAGAGTAGAGCCGGGAAGGTTCATGGCGCACATAGAGGAGCCGTTCGTGGTCTTTCTGATCGGGATGAGGATCAACCGCTACCTAGCTGTCTGGAACTGGCTGCCGACCGCCCGGGCTATGGGGCCGATGCTCCGGGAGCTTTACAGGAACCCGGAAAAGGGCTTTCTCGGGGCGGAGTTCTACTTCAACCTGCGCGGGCCGATGCTCGTTCAGTACTGGCGTTCCTTTGAAGACCTCGAAAGGTTCGCGCGTGACCCGAACGACCCGCACCTCCCGGCGTGGCGAAGCTTCAACAGGCGGGCGCGGGCCAGCGGTGACGTCGGCATCTGGCACGAAACCTACCGGATAGCACCCGGCAACTACGAATCCATATACTCGAACATGCCGTCCTTCGGGCTTGCCCGGGCAACAGACCACCGTACCGCGCGGACCGGTCCGTAA
- a CDS encoding GNAT family N-acetyltransferase, giving the protein MVSDEKDGTGPPAEDAGVFRLSGWDLGEAAALHVRELPEEFVSRFGEEFICGYYRAFVEGRDAVALGIRDPEDGRLLGVMIGALDARSHYTYLVRQHGLRLALKATRATVKNPSLAADLVRTRLVRYVSGLLRATSRRKPDDKDPGADQRPVGFAVYVAVERGARRTGAGRKLFRAFESLCREAGSGHIEVATRPDSSGERFFTALGWSGEEERTTRSDERYVVFRRYLAEDRTD; this is encoded by the coding sequence ATGGTCTCAGACGAAAAAGACGGGACAGGTCCGCCTGCCGAAGACGCCGGGGTCTTCCGGCTTTCGGGGTGGGATCTCGGCGAGGCCGCCGCCCTGCACGTCAGAGAACTCCCGGAGGAGTTCGTATCCCGGTTCGGGGAGGAGTTTATCTGCGGCTACTACCGGGCCTTCGTCGAGGGTCGGGACGCCGTCGCACTCGGGATCCGGGACCCCGAAGACGGGCGGCTCCTGGGGGTGATGATCGGAGCCCTGGACGCCCGTTCCCACTACACGTACCTTGTCAGGCAGCACGGTCTCCGCCTGGCCCTGAAGGCCACCCGCGCCACGGTGAAGAACCCCTCGCTCGCCGCCGATCTCGTACGGACCCGACTGGTGCGCTACGTGAGCGGTCTCCTGAGGGCGACCTCCCGGCGCAAGCCCGACGATAAAGACCCCGGTGCAGACCAACGGCCCGTCGGCTTTGCGGTGTACGTTGCGGTCGAGCGGGGGGCGCGCCGCACCGGAGCGGGGCGAAAGCTCTTCCGGGCCTTCGAGAGCCTCTGCCGGGAGGCCGGCTCCGGTCATATAGAAGTCGCAACAAGGCCCGACAGCTCGGGTGAGAGGTTCTTCACCGCGCTCGGCTGGAGCGGCGAAGAGGAACGCACCACCCGCAGCGACGAACGCTACGTCGTCTTTCGCCGCTATCTTGCGGAAGACCGGACGGATTAG
- a CDS encoding GNAT family N-acetyltransferase — translation MEIRSMKPDDRDALARMLRLAFGGDERWSREYFDPEKNARLDPDQVLVADENGEVRASTTVLPMEVFVDGTPAPMGGIAAVTTDPAYRRRGYARRLLEANLRDMRRRETHLSMLDPFSHAFYRASGWETASDSILYSLSPKKLPTGDEQRHIRAYREKDAARVREILIEKAARHQACVRRSEGRWRQILGAGGGKRVKENEVVVFAPGGDGVEGYAMYSIENRDGGEEPTRTLHVRELIGRTREAREGLVSFLAAFDPEEFEVSIRTPRSEPLHPYLKDSFVKAEVQPGLMLRLVDVEGALGYLERSLAEPLVLEIEDHVIPENNGGFTVGDGEVRRGANAGRRVRLDVRQLSRLYAGYLPARALAGHGLISPDSEAALTLLEEYFPVLDPFVFPVDHF, via the coding sequence TTGGAGATAAGGAGCATGAAGCCCGACGACAGGGATGCGCTGGCGCGGATGCTCCGGCTCGCCTTCGGCGGGGACGAACGCTGGAGCCGCGAGTACTTCGACCCGGAGAAAAACGCCCGCCTCGATCCGGATCAGGTCCTTGTCGCCGATGAGAACGGGGAAGTTCGCGCCAGCACCACCGTCCTGCCGATGGAGGTCTTCGTGGACGGCACGCCCGCGCCGATGGGCGGCATCGCCGCCGTGACGACCGACCCGGCCTACAGGCGGCGCGGCTACGCGAGGCGGCTTCTGGAAGCGAACCTCCGGGACATGCGGCGGCGCGAAACGCACCTGTCCATGCTCGACCCGTTCTCGCACGCCTTCTACCGGGCCTCGGGCTGGGAGACGGCCTCTGACTCCATCCTCTACAGCCTCAGCCCGAAAAAGCTCCCGACAGGAGACGAGCAGCGACACATCAGGGCTTACCGGGAAAAGGACGCCGCAAGGGTTCGGGAGATCCTCATAGAAAAAGCCGCCCGGCATCAAGCCTGCGTGAGGCGCAGCGAGGGACGCTGGCGGCAGATACTCGGCGCCGGGGGCGGCAAACGCGTAAAGGAAAACGAGGTCGTTGTCTTCGCGCCGGGAGGCGACGGGGTAGAGGGCTACGCGATGTACAGCATAGAGAACCGTGACGGTGGAGAGGAACCGACCCGAACCCTGCACGTCCGGGAACTCATCGGGCGCACGAGGGAGGCAAGGGAAGGGCTCGTCTCCTTTCTTGCAGCCTTCGACCCGGAAGAATTCGAGGTGAGCATCAGAACCCCGCGCAGCGAGCCGCTCCACCCGTACCTGAAGGATTCCTTTGTCAAAGCCGAGGTGCAGCCCGGCCTCATGCTCCGCCTCGTGGACGTCGAGGGCGCGCTCGGGTATCTCGAACGCAGCCTCGCCGAGCCGCTCGTGCTCGAGATCGAAGACCATGTGATCCCGGAGAACAACGGAGGGTTTACGGTCGGTGACGGCGAGGTGAGGCGGGGCGCGAACGCCGGGCGCCGCGTCCGGCTCGACGTGCGGCAACTCTCGCGGTTGTATGCGGGGTATCTCCCCGCACGCGCGCTCGCCGGGCACGGTCTGATCTCACCGGATTCCGAGGCAGCGCTCACCCTGCTGGAAGAATACTTCCCCGTCCTCGACCCGTTTGTATTTCCGGTGGATCACTTCTAG
- a CDS encoding PadR family transcriptional regulator: MKISTLGYAVLGLLAGGEMSGYDLKLRMAEPVGYFWEASHSQIYPELAKLEGAGMVFHEVVPQSGKPDRKVYGITASGLEAVGEWVTGPLRASPTRDETTLRAYLSWLGGEREMAGVFEGQARLHRERLAGYRRTERWILANCGGDPLTMEGRDFAGYAALRRGIGFEREFSEWCQWVSDTLGARAGARE, encoded by the coding sequence ATGAAAATATCTACTCTGGGATACGCGGTGTTGGGGTTGCTGGCGGGGGGGGAGATGTCGGGGTACGACCTGAAGCTCAGGATGGCGGAGCCGGTCGGGTATTTCTGGGAGGCTTCGCATTCGCAGATCTACCCTGAGCTGGCGAAGCTGGAGGGGGCGGGGATGGTCTTTCACGAGGTCGTTCCGCAGAGCGGGAAACCGGACAGAAAGGTGTACGGGATCACGGCCTCCGGGCTGGAGGCCGTCGGGGAGTGGGTGACCGGCCCGCTCCGGGCGAGTCCTACCCGCGACGAGACGACCCTCAGGGCGTACCTCTCGTGGCTTGGGGGTGAAAGGGAGATGGCCGGGGTATTCGAGGGGCAGGCCCGGCTGCACCGGGAGAGGCTTGCGGGTTACAGAAGGACCGAGCGTTGGATCCTCGCGAACTGCGGGGGGGACCCGCTCACGATGGAGGGTCGGGACTTCGCCGGGTACGCCGCCCTCAGGCGCGGCATAGGCTTCGAGCGGGAGTTCTCGGAATGGTGTCAGTGGGTTTCGGACACGCTCGGGGCGCGGGCGGGGGCCAGAGAGTAG
- a CDS encoding DUF4188 domain-containing protein, with protein MKQEISNGRSTARRDEPFVVFMMGVRVNRVLFFWRWVPVLLALRAMVREMGAAPEKGCLGGETFFSWRTVTLVQYWDSYETLERYARCPESGHLPEWQRFNREVRRSGVVGLWHEAYTVGSAEYEAIYADVPVCGLARATVHMPAVGGRETRRRKGIREKLGGPVEPEATQKAV; from the coding sequence ATGAAGCAGGAGATCTCGAACGGTCGGAGTACGGCGAGGCGGGATGAGCCTTTCGTCGTGTTCATGATGGGTGTGAGGGTGAACCGGGTGCTTTTCTTCTGGAGGTGGGTTCCGGTTCTTCTGGCGTTAAGGGCGATGGTTCGGGAGATGGGGGCCGCCCCGGAGAAGGGTTGTCTCGGTGGTGAGACCTTTTTCTCCTGGCGGACGGTTACGCTGGTCCAGTACTGGGACTCCTACGAGACCCTGGAGCGTTACGCCCGCTGTCCCGAGAGCGGCCATCTCCCGGAGTGGCAGCGGTTCAACCGGGAGGTCAGGAGAAGCGGCGTCGTCGGGCTGTGGCACGAGGCCTACACGGTGGGCTCCGCCGAGTACGAGGCCATCTACGCCGATGTACCGGTCTGCGGTCTGGCCCGGGCCACGGTGCACATGCCCGCGGTCGGGGGGCGGGAAACCCGGCGCAGAAAAGGCATTCGCGAGAAGCTTGGCGGTCCGGTGGAACCGGAGGCCACGCAGAAGGCTGTCTAG
- a CDS encoding PRC-barrel domain-containing protein: MTQSSERGSFRDRIVEDYSGYRMYDSDGEKLGKVEYTVLDRDGQPEYLGLKTGFFGSKATLVPERIVSLNDSGDFEVQATSGQINDAPTVGDEDDISPDFEDRILQHYGFGSSSGSTRQAAETSDQDRGYDQDSSRDRDYDREDQGYGSEPRSDFDRDSDRDRERQGSGGSTGAAAAGAAAGSGSSDRDSDRELSRSSDRAGDRESGETEERRSGSASRNRDEGEKVRVTLRREEARAERIVDADGEEEVRIRKRMVKEEVLVDVEDAEEPRR, translated from the coding sequence ATGACGCAGAGCAGCGAGCGAGGATCCTTCAGGGACAGGATTGTCGAAGACTACTCGGGCTACAGGATGTACGACAGCGACGGCGAGAAGCTCGGCAAGGTCGAATACACCGTTCTGGACCGGGACGGTCAGCCCGAATACCTCGGCCTCAAAACCGGCTTCTTCGGCTCGAAAGCAACCCTCGTGCCCGAACGCATCGTGAGCCTGAACGACTCCGGTGACTTCGAGGTGCAGGCTACGTCGGGCCAGATCAACGACGCGCCGACCGTCGGCGACGAAGACGACATCTCCCCCGATTTCGAGGACCGGATCCTCCAGCACTACGGCTTCGGATCCTCCAGCGGTTCGACCAGACAGGCTGCGGAGACCTCAGATCAGGACCGGGGCTACGATCAGGACTCAAGCCGGGACCGCGACTACGATCGGGAAGACCAAGGATACGGGAGCGAGCCTCGCAGCGACTTCGACCGGGATTCCGACCGCGACCGGGAGCGTCAGGGCTCCGGAGGTTCCACCGGCGCAGCGGCGGCGGGCGCGGCAGCGGGTTCGGGCTCGAGCGATCGTGACTCCGACCGGGAGCTGAGCCGCAGCTCCGACCGCGCCGGAGACCGGGAGAGCGGCGAGACCGAAGAGCGGCGCAGCGGCTCGGCCTCGAGAAATCGGGACGAAGGCGAGAAGGTCCGGGTAACCCTCCGGCGCGAGGAAGCCCGCGCCGAGCGCATTGTAGACGCCGATGGCGAAGAAGAGGTCCGGATCCGCAAGAGGATGGTCAAGGAAGAGGTTCTCGTAGACGTCGAGGACGCGGAAGAACCCCGAAGGTAA
- a CDS encoding NAD(P)/FAD-dependent oxidoreductase — MKVVVVGAGIIGTSVAYNLAKGGVSVTLLDATDPASGTTSRSFAWVNANNKTPKTYFDLNVSGMQENAALQRELGGEWLYTTGNTIVSEDAGSLEKKVLRLKGWGYKARIISPEEAREVEPGSALSEAFPNAAVAHFSGESWADAPLATRTITDAARSIGAEVRTGAEVVGTEAGKSVALGGGEILAADAIVNAAGPDGAKVARMVGRGLPLDVFPGLIARVSAPPEVLNGLLHTPLVNLRPDGDGYLAIHHETIDERISEEADLDALAEELLKRARKIVPALEGSEVVGLRPGLRPVPGDGYSCVGGLPDLPGYYEALTHSGVTLGPLVGRLLAAEVLTGAPDPLLAPFRPDRF, encoded by the coding sequence ATGAAGGTCGTTGTAGTCGGGGCCGGGATAATCGGTACGTCGGTCGCTTACAATCTGGCGAAGGGTGGCGTGAGCGTAACGTTGCTCGACGCGACGGACCCGGCCTCCGGCACGACGAGCCGCTCTTTCGCCTGGGTCAACGCCAACAACAAGACCCCGAAAACTTACTTCGACCTGAACGTCAGCGGGATGCAGGAAAACGCCGCCCTGCAGAGAGAACTCGGCGGCGAGTGGCTCTACACGACGGGCAACACCATCGTCTCGGAGGATGCCGGATCGCTTGAGAAGAAAGTCCTGCGGCTGAAAGGCTGGGGCTACAAGGCAAGAATCATCTCGCCGGAAGAAGCGCGTGAGGTAGAACCCGGGTCTGCGCTATCCGAGGCTTTCCCGAACGCCGCCGTCGCACACTTCTCCGGCGAATCGTGGGCGGATGCGCCGCTTGCGACCCGCACCATCACCGACGCGGCGCGTTCGATCGGTGCGGAGGTCCGAACCGGAGCCGAGGTCGTCGGCACGGAGGCCGGGAAGAGCGTCGCGCTTGGAGGCGGGGAAATCCTCGCCGCCGATGCCATCGTAAACGCCGCCGGTCCGGACGGGGCAAAGGTTGCGCGAATGGTCGGGCGGGGGTTGCCGCTGGACGTGTTTCCGGGTTTGATCGCACGGGTCTCGGCCCCTCCTGAGGTGCTTAACGGTCTGCTCCATACACCGCTCGTCAACCTTCGCCCCGACGGTGACGGTTACCTCGCCATCCATCATGAAACCATAGACGAGAGAATTTCAGAGGAAGCCGATCTCGACGCTCTGGCGGAAGAGTTACTCAAACGGGCCCGGAAGATCGTCCCGGCCCTCGAAGGCTCAGAGGTGGTGGGGTTGCGCCCCGGCCTGCGTCCGGTTCCGGGCGACGGTTATTCGTGCGTCGGAGGGCTGCCTGACCTCCCCGGCTACTACGAAGCCCTGACGCACAGCGGGGTTACGCTCGGCCCGCTCGTCGGGAGGCTTCTGGCGGCTGAGGTTCTCACGGGCGCTCCGGACCCGCTTCTCGCCCCGTTCCGTCCCGACCGTTTCTGA
- a CDS encoding TIGR03557 family F420-dependent LLM class oxidoreductase: MKHTQVVGYAAMFEQFHPTDLLKYSQVAEQNGFTSVMASDHFHPWTPEQGESAYVWSWLGALGATTSMRFGTGVTPPGFRYHPAIIAQAAATLEAMYPGRFWLGLGAGEALNEHIVGKYWPEAPTRLKILMESIEVINRLFTGKKVKFSGEHIQLESARLYTMPDTPPPVYVATAGPIQSKRTGKTCDGIITVGAADEKIKMLMEKFEEGAREADKDPAQMPRMIQLHVSYADSQQKAEEQAVKEWPNGGMPFPKGDIRNPEDFAAMAKQVSIENFKDRVLTSADIDEHLEHIQHYVDLGFDEVYVHNVGRNQEKFIEAYGERVIPKLKWKS; encoded by the coding sequence ATGAAGCACACGCAGGTCGTTGGATACGCAGCGATGTTCGAGCAGTTTCACCCGACCGACCTCCTGAAGTACAGCCAGGTCGCCGAGCAGAACGGCTTTACGTCCGTGATGGCCTCGGATCACTTCCATCCCTGGACCCCGGAGCAGGGCGAATCGGCGTACGTCTGGAGCTGGCTCGGCGCTTTAGGCGCAACTACCAGCATGCGCTTCGGAACGGGCGTTACGCCGCCGGGGTTCCGCTACCACCCGGCCATAATCGCCCAGGCCGCCGCGACTTTAGAGGCGATGTATCCCGGTCGTTTCTGGCTCGGCCTCGGTGCGGGCGAGGCGTTGAACGAACACATCGTCGGGAAGTACTGGCCCGAAGCCCCGACGCGGCTCAAGATCCTCATGGAGTCCATCGAGGTCATAAACCGGCTCTTCACCGGGAAGAAGGTGAAGTTCTCCGGGGAGCACATCCAGCTCGAAAGCGCGCGGCTCTACACGATGCCTGACACGCCGCCGCCGGTGTACGTCGCGACCGCTGGGCCGATACAGAGCAAGCGGACCGGAAAGACCTGCGACGGCATAATCACCGTCGGAGCGGCGGACGAGAAGATAAAGATGCTTATGGAGAAGTTCGAAGAGGGAGCGCGCGAGGCGGACAAAGACCCGGCGCAGATGCCGCGCATGATCCAACTGCACGTATCCTACGCCGACAGCCAGCAAAAGGCCGAGGAACAGGCCGTCAAGGAGTGGCCGAACGGCGGGATGCCCTTCCCCAAGGGCGACATCCGAAACCCCGAAGACTTCGCCGCAATGGCCAAGCAGGTCTCCATCGAGAACTTCAAGGACCGCGTCCTGACTTCGGCAGACATAGACGAGCATCTGGAGCACATCCAGCACTACGTGGACCTCGGCTTCGACGAAGTCTACGTCCACAACGTCGGGCGCAACCAGGAAAAGTTCATCGAGGCCTACGGCGAGCGCGTCATCCCGAAGCTGAAGTGGAAGAGCTAG
- a CDS encoding MFS transporter: MPDSASFRSILLAFVGLGFHVGVWAVLVADLAGSADLTPGMLGVALSVMTFAGIVALFLSGALSDRFGRLPFLLIGAGGTGAFFLTLAIFAGSGGFVHLLVLLGVGGVCASAWDLAVNALGSDYESEYRVRVMTFLHAGFSASAAVGALSSGMFLWASLDFRALYAFVGLGLISLAMVLSRSRFPGNASETTGDYGTDTAGIGTSSLLLMPAVLGCVAIVFMSFSTDAILEGFLSVYLRDALASGPLLGGVALASLYSAAALGRLLSGRLLGIFGEKRTLATCGAGSAVGMLCVVATTSGTFSAAALLLVGFATAPVAPVVFSLAARAVPGASGRIISLVTIFGYAAFTLGPLVVGFVSDLTSVRTALLFPVAMSLGLMFVALFFLPGEPEAFRNGRDGTGREAGPERP; this comes from the coding sequence GTGCCGGATTCCGCGTCTTTTCGTTCTATTCTCCTGGCGTTTGTCGGGCTTGGGTTCCACGTCGGGGTGTGGGCGGTCCTGGTGGCCGACCTTGCCGGATCTGCCGACCTGACTCCGGGGATGCTCGGGGTTGCGCTTTCGGTGATGACCTTTGCCGGGATCGTCGCACTTTTTTTGTCTGGAGCGCTCTCGGACCGCTTCGGTCGCCTTCCGTTCCTGCTGATCGGAGCAGGCGGAACCGGGGCTTTCTTTCTGACCCTCGCGATCTTTGCGGGTTCGGGCGGCTTTGTACATCTTCTTGTTCTGCTCGGCGTCGGAGGAGTTTGCGCGAGCGCGTGGGACCTCGCCGTCAACGCTCTCGGAAGCGACTATGAAAGCGAATATCGGGTCAGGGTTATGACTTTTCTGCACGCGGGCTTCTCCGCAAGCGCCGCAGTCGGTGCGTTGTCGTCGGGGATGTTTCTGTGGGCGAGCCTCGACTTCAGGGCGCTGTACGCGTTTGTCGGGCTTGGCCTGATCTCACTCGCCATGGTGCTTTCGAGATCCCGATTCCCCGGCAACGCCTCCGAGACAACGGGAGATTACGGTACGGATACCGCAGGAATCGGCACTTCCAGCCTTCTGCTGATGCCCGCGGTGCTCGGGTGTGTGGCGATAGTCTTCATGAGTTTCTCGACGGACGCTATTCTGGAAGGGTTCCTCTCCGTGTACCTGCGAGACGCTCTTGCATCAGGTCCGCTGCTCGGGGGGGTCGCGCTTGCTTCGCTGTATTCCGCGGCTGCTCTTGGAAGGCTCCTCAGCGGCAGGCTCCTCGGGATCTTCGGAGAGAAGCGAACCCTGGCGACGTGTGGCGCGGGGTCTGCGGTCGGGATGTTATGTGTCGTGGCGACTACAAGCGGGACGTTCTCCGCAGCGGCGCTTCTGCTCGTAGGCTTTGCCACCGCCCCGGTTGCTCCCGTAGTCTTCTCCCTGGCGGCTCGTGCCGTCCCCGGAGCGAGCGGCAGGATCATCTCACTTGTAACCATCTTCGGGTACGCCGCATTCACCCTGGGGCCTCTCGTTGTCGGCTTCGTCTCCGACCTGACCTCCGTAAGAACCGCGCTTCTTTTTCCCGTCGCCATGAGCCTGGGCCTGATGTTCGTGGCCCTGTTTTTCCTGCCAGGAGAGCCTGAAGCCTTCAGAAACGGTCGGGACGGAACGGGGCGAGAAGCGGGTCCGGAGCGCCCGTGA